A genomic window from Methanovulcanius yangii includes:
- a CDS encoding DUF167 domain-containing protein, whose amino-acid sequence MPRMICAVNAGQHNLLLLMATIDDAITADGDAVILTIDVSAGSKKERFPSGFNEWRNAVQIQIKAPAIEGRANKAIIALIASETGCKKSDIVIMSGATSTIKRVRINGCTSEGMAAFLAGRL is encoded by the coding sequence ATGCCACGAATGATCTGTGCTGTTAATGCCGGGCAACATAACCTTCTCTTACTTATGGCCACTATTGACGATGCAATAACCGCCGATGGAGACGCGGTCATCCTGACCATTGATGTCTCGGCGGGAAGCAAGAAAGAGCGATTTCCTTCGGGATTTAATGAATGGCGAAATGCCGTTCAGATCCAGATAAAAGCGCCCGCCATCGAGGGACGGGCAAACAAGGCAATCATAGCACTCATTGCATCAGAGACAGGCTGTAAAAAAAGCGATATCGTAATTATGTCCGGTGCTACCTCGACGATAAAGCGCGTACGCATTAATGGCTGCACTTCCGAGGGGATGGCAGCGTTTCTGGCCGGGCGTCTCTGA
- the pyrC gene encoding dihydroorotase, translated as MPASPDLIIRNALIPGGRIVDITICEGRVVHVGAGGTGAEQTIDARGNLCLPGAIDMHVHMRGGSRQAYKETWSTGTISAVAGGVTMVVDQPNTLPPLDTRETFRNRVAEAREGSFCRFGINGAVTPHADLAGLREEGALAFGETFAAASSYGEAIGSGDLKRCFKELHRLDALVTIHCEEVREGRDVTLATHSDLRPGSGEAAAVSSICDLFSPGQRSHFCHLSSAASFRAACTSFEVMPHHLFLSQEMFAGEDAHGKVNPPIRTEKERKELWALWDRIPVIASDHAPHSVEEKSGPFEAAPAGLPGVETMVPLLLAAVYDGRVALASVLEKVVSRPAEILRIPAPGLVSGAAADIAIYPKESIPITAECLHSRAGWTPYEGMSGVFPEVVVCNGRMVYDGGEFTFGAGEWVRGQGYKCPQDE; from the coding sequence ATGCCGGCATCTCCCGATCTGATCATTAGAAACGCCCTCATCCCCGGAGGTCGCATCGTCGACATTACGATTTGCGAGGGGCGCGTGGTGCATGTCGGGGCCGGAGGAACGGGCGCCGAACAGACGATCGATGCACGCGGAAACCTCTGCCTCCCCGGCGCCATCGACATGCATGTTCATATGCGGGGGGGTTCCCGGCAGGCTTATAAGGAGACATGGTCGACCGGGACGATAAGCGCTGTTGCGGGAGGCGTCACCATGGTGGTCGACCAGCCCAATACCCTCCCCCCCCTCGATACCCGGGAGACGTTTCGGAACCGTGTTGCCGAGGCGCGGGAGGGGTCGTTCTGCCGGTTTGGCATCAACGGTGCCGTCACTCCCCATGCCGATCTCGCGGGCCTCCGCGAAGAGGGGGCACTTGCCTTCGGGGAGACTTTCGCCGCCGCATCGAGCTACGGTGAGGCGATTGGAAGCGGAGATTTGAAACGCTGTTTCAAGGAACTCCATCGTCTGGACGCCCTCGTCACCATCCATTGCGAGGAGGTCAGAGAGGGACGGGACGTCACTCTTGCCACGCACAGCGACCTCCGTCCGGGAAGCGGTGAGGCCGCAGCGGTCTCGTCCATCTGCGATCTCTTTTCTCCCGGACAGCGGTCGCACTTCTGCCACCTCTCATCGGCGGCATCGTTCCGGGCGGCCTGCACCTCCTTTGAGGTGATGCCACACCATCTCTTTCTATCGCAGGAGATGTTTGCCGGGGAGGATGCCCACGGAAAGGTGAACCCCCCGATTCGCACGGAGAAGGAACGAAAGGAGCTCTGGGCTCTCTGGGACCGGATACCCGTCATCGCATCGGACCATGCCCCCCACTCCGTGGAGGAGAAGTCCGGCCCGTTCGAGGCAGCGCCCGCAGGGCTCCCGGGGGTGGAGACGATGGTTCCCCTTCTGCTCGCCGCGGTCTACGATGGAAGGGTGGCCCTCGCTTCCGTGCTGGAGAAGGTGGTGAGCCGCCCTGCGGAGATCCTCCGCATCCCTGCGCCGGGGCTTGTGTCGGGGGCAGCGGCCGATATTGCCATTTATCCGAAGGAATCCATCCCCATCACCGCCGAATGCCTGCACAGCCGGGCGGGGTGGACGCCGTACGAAGGGATGAGCGGGGTCTTTCCGGAGGTCGTCGTCTGTAACGGTCGTATGGTATATGACGGGGGCGAATTCACCTTCGGTGCGGGCGAGTGGGTCAGGGGACAAGGATATAAGTGTCCGCAGGACGAATAA
- a CDS encoding DUF2156 domain-containing protein: MLSLSDFQPVTLDVRDRIKAHFQQFPQLHSENNITTLLAWKSYSDYSHAFIEGNLVIAAEIEGERLFHAPVGPRNPDLLAAVLRLARDTGGERPFYIFDRASRDWFAHLYPDITLRADRDFFDYVYLTDDLADLPGKRYVRIRRHINKFNRNCDYHIEMIGPGNIDKVRGFLEKWCEWKHCEESEVLAHEKNAIFFCIDNFAELGLEGILVIVDDGISALSIFDRLNDDVALIHFEKGLPDCEGNYKVINMETARYLRDKYKNTFINRESDVGIAGLREAKLRYYPHHFAEVWSVARTDIPPAL; this comes from the coding sequence ATGCTCAGCCTCAGTGATTTTCAACCGGTCACCCTCGATGTCAGGGACCGGATTAAAGCCCATTTTCAGCAATTTCCCCAGTTACATAGTGAAAATAATATTACCACCCTTCTTGCATGGAAGAGTTATTCGGATTACTCCCATGCTTTTATCGAGGGCAACCTCGTCATCGCCGCAGAGATAGAGGGTGAGCGGCTCTTTCATGCGCCGGTCGGCCCCCGTAACCCGGATCTTCTCGCGGCCGTCCTCCGCCTGGCACGCGATACGGGGGGAGAGCGCCCATTCTATATCTTCGACCGTGCCAGCAGGGACTGGTTTGCACACCTCTATCCTGACATCACTCTTCGGGCTGATCGGGATTTCTTCGATTATGTCTACCTGACCGATGATCTTGCCGACCTGCCGGGGAAACGGTATGTCCGTATCCGGCGGCACATCAATAAATTCAATCGTAACTGTGACTACCACATCGAGATGATCGGCCCGGGGAATATTGACAAGGTCCGCGGGTTTCTGGAGAAGTGGTGCGAATGGAAGCACTGCGAGGAGAGTGAGGTCCTCGCCCATGAGAAGAATGCGATTTTCTTCTGCATCGATAACTTTGCCGAACTTGGGCTGGAAGGGATTCTCGTGATCGTCGATGACGGCATCTCCGCCCTCTCCATATTTGACCGGCTCAACGACGATGTGGCGCTCATTCATTTCGAGAAAGGACTTCCCGACTGTGAGGGTAACTATAAGGTCATCAATATGGAGACGGCACGGTATCTCCGTGACAAGTACAAAAACACCTTCATCAACCGGGAGTCGGACGTCGGGATCGCCGGTCTCCGGGAGGCAAAACTCCGCTATTATCCCCACCACTTCGCAGAGGTCTGGTCCGTCGCCCGAACAGACATTCCGCCCGCCCTCTGA
- a CDS encoding GNAT family N-acetyltransferase, with amino-acid sequence MTLLPEISYRRVSSWDTGEILSLYRVAGWWDEGADTALIPSIIAGSYAFVVATDREGSAIGMGRVLSDGISDAYIQDVVVAPACRGQGIGKGIIRVLIDICLAADIGWIALIGEPGTEAFYLPLGFSRMEEYIPMKYDTEKNHAQPQ; translated from the coding sequence ATGACTCTTCTTCCGGAAATTTCCTACAGGCGTGTTTCGTCATGGGATACCGGGGAAATCCTCTCTCTTTACCGTGTGGCCGGATGGTGGGACGAAGGTGCTGATACCGCACTAATACCTTCCATTATTGCCGGAAGTTACGCCTTTGTCGTTGCTACAGACCGTGAAGGGTCTGCGATTGGCATGGGGAGGGTGCTCTCCGACGGGATATCGGATGCCTATATCCAGGATGTCGTCGTCGCCCCCGCCTGCCGCGGCCAAGGGATCGGCAAGGGAATCATACGCGTTCTCATCGATATATGCCTCGCAGCGGATATCGGGTGGATTGCTCTCATCGGGGAACCCGGGACCGAGGCCTTTTACCTCCCTCTTGGATTTTCGAGGATGGAGGAGTACATCCCGATGAAATACGATACGGAGAAAAACCATGCTCAGCCTCAGTGA
- the hypE gene encoding hydrogenase expression/formation protein HypE, protein MKVNMMHGAGGAVFSELLGATLTRYTNNNAGGIGLESLDDGAVIPIGDEQIVFTTDSHVVKPLFFPGGDIGRIAVCGTVNDLAMMGARPVALSCGMLIEEGFDIPVLERIVASMDAALGESGAALVTGDTKVLEHGSLDGIAINTAGIGVTERPVRDSGLQPGDAIIVSGTLGDHGLAIMTFREGFDLGDQILSDVAPVWPLVEAAMGAGTIHAMKDPTRGGFSNAINEMAEKSSVQVRIEEEALPIRRNVRSASELLGINPLDVANEGKVVMGVPKEDAEAVLAAIKTTKYGKDATIVGYVVEGRSVIMETAIGGERFIEAPVGDPVPRVC, encoded by the coding sequence ATGAAAGTCAATATGATGCACGGTGCAGGGGGCGCCGTCTTTTCCGAACTTCTTGGGGCAACGCTGACGCGATATACGAACAATAATGCGGGGGGCATCGGCCTTGAATCCCTTGATGATGGTGCGGTTATCCCCATAGGGGACGAACAGATTGTCTTTACCACGGATTCCCATGTGGTAAAGCCCCTTTTCTTCCCCGGCGGAGATATCGGGCGCATTGCGGTCTGCGGAACCGTCAATGATCTTGCGATGATGGGAGCCCGCCCCGTCGCACTCTCCTGTGGGATGCTCATCGAAGAAGGATTCGACATCCCCGTCCTGGAGCGTATCGTCGCATCGATGGATGCGGCCCTCGGCGAGAGCGGTGCTGCCCTTGTCACCGGCGACACGAAGGTTCTCGAGCACGGGTCGCTCGATGGCATAGCCATCAATACCGCAGGCATCGGCGTCACCGAACGCCCGGTCCGCGACAGCGGGCTTCAGCCGGGCGATGCGATCATCGTAAGCGGCACGCTGGGTGACCATGGCCTTGCAATCATGACGTTCCGGGAAGGGTTCGATCTCGGCGACCAGATACTCTCCGATGTTGCCCCCGTCTGGCCTCTCGTGGAGGCGGCGATGGGCGCAGGCACCATCCATGCGATGAAGGACCCCACGAGGGGAGGGTTTTCCAACGCCATCAACGAGATGGCGGAGAAGTCCTCCGTTCAGGTCAGAATCGAGGAAGAAGCCCTCCCCATCCGGCGGAACGTGAGAAGCGCCTCCGAACTGCTTGGCATCAATCCCCTCGATGTGGCAAACGAGGGCAAGGTTGTGATGGGTGTCCCGAAGGAGGATGCGGAGGCGGTGCTTGCGGCCATCAAAACAACAAAATACGGCAAGGATGCGACGATCGTCGGCTATGTTGTGGAAGGCAGGTCCGTCATCATGGAGACGGCAATCGGGGGCGAACGGTTCATCGAAGCGCCGGTCGGTGACCCTGTCCCTCGGGTCTGCTGA
- a CDS encoding hydrogenase maturation nickel metallochaperone HypA/HybF, translating into MHEYTVAYDIYATAKRAAADNGATLVKVVHVDVGEISMINPEQVEFLFEALCEEDGLFKGAKLKTTTVPVRSECRCGYSGSEKYVCPQCGNMPEIVEGREILVTNIEIEVEDE; encoded by the coding sequence ATGCACGAGTATACTGTTGCATACGACATCTATGCGACGGCAAAGCGTGCTGCGGCCGACAACGGGGCAACACTCGTCAAGGTCGTTCATGTGGATGTGGGGGAGATCAGCATGATCAATCCCGAGCAGGTAGAATTTCTTTTTGAAGCCCTCTGCGAAGAGGACGGCCTCTTCAAGGGCGCAAAACTCAAAACGACGACGGTTCCCGTCCGGTCCGAGTGCCGGTGCGGATATTCCGGTTCTGAAAAGTATGTCTGCCCGCAGTGCGGGAACATGCCCGAGATCGTCGAGGGCCGCGAGATTCTTGTGACCAATATTGAGATCGAAGTCGAGGATGAATGA